Proteins encoded within one genomic window of Ottowia sp. SB7-C50:
- a CDS encoding tripartite tricarboxylate transporter substrate binding protein — MRSTFRRQWLAAALGSLMLVAAPAGAQETYPTKPIRVVVPYTPGGVSDAVTRLVMQKLSDRLKNPIVVDNQAGANGQVGSAQVARAAPDGYTLLVVVAAHAINPSLYSKMSYAPLKDLVGVSQFGHIPLLVVSSAQLPPTNLKDFIAWAKANPKSATFASSGTGSGAQLSAELFAQTVGAEMTHVPYKGMAPALPDLFSGQVAMAFDSVQTMMPQVKAGKLRALAITSAKRWPAAPDVPTMAEQGYASLTGGSWIGLLAPAKTPQAILDKLSTETQAALDSPEVHAKLIEYGIDPVGGTPKQFDTFIQSESKRWADVVKNAGIKLE, encoded by the coding sequence ATGCGTTCGACATTCCGCCGCCAATGGCTCGCCGCCGCCCTCGGTTCACTGATGCTGGTCGCCGCGCCCGCGGGAGCGCAGGAGACCTATCCCACCAAGCCCATCCGCGTCGTGGTGCCGTACACGCCTGGCGGGGTGTCGGACGCGGTCACGCGGCTGGTCATGCAAAAGCTGTCCGACCGACTCAAGAATCCCATCGTCGTTGATAACCAGGCCGGCGCCAACGGCCAGGTCGGATCGGCGCAGGTAGCCCGTGCTGCGCCTGACGGCTATACCCTGCTGGTGGTGGTGGCCGCGCACGCCATCAACCCCAGCCTGTACAGCAAGATGAGCTACGCACCCCTCAAGGACCTGGTGGGCGTCAGCCAGTTCGGCCACATCCCCTTGCTCGTCGTCTCCAGCGCCCAGTTGCCGCCCACCAACCTGAAGGACTTCATCGCCTGGGCCAAGGCCAACCCGAAAAGCGCCACTTTCGCATCGAGCGGCACCGGGTCGGGGGCGCAGTTGTCTGCCGAGTTGTTCGCGCAAACGGTCGGCGCCGAAATGACGCACGTGCCCTACAAGGGCATGGCGCCGGCACTGCCTGACCTGTTCTCAGGCCAGGTGGCCATGGCCTTCGACTCCGTTCAGACCATGATGCCGCAGGTGAAGGCCGGCAAGCTGCGCGCCCTCGCCATCACCAGCGCCAAGCGTTGGCCCGCTGCGCCAGACGTACCCACCATGGCCGAGCAGGGCTACGCCAGCCTGACCGGTGGTAGTTGGATCGGCTTGCTGGCGCCTGCCAAGACGCCGCAGGCGATCCTCGACAAGCTGTCGACCGAAACGCAGGCCGCGCTCGACTCGCCGGAGGTGCACGCCAAGCTGATCGAGTACGGCATCGACCCGGTGGGCGGCACGCCGAAGCAGTTCGACACCTTCATCCAGAGCGAGTCCAAGCGCTGGGCCGACGTGGTCAAAAACGCGGGCATCAAGCTGGAGTGA
- a CDS encoding acetyl-CoA carboxylase biotin carboxylase subunit — protein sequence MTLRKQIRPFHTVLVANRGEIAIRVMRTAHRLGYGTVAVYSEADRDAPHVQAADRAVCIGGAAPRDSYLNIAAILAVAERSGADAVHPGYGFLAENAEFADAVDAAGLVFIGPPGAAIRAMGNKAQAKRLVLAAGMPCIPGYQGEDQGDAAFLAAAADIGFPVMVKAAAGGGGRGMRLVDDAAALPEALASARSEARVAFGSDELILERAVLAPRHVEIQVLADSHGHVIHLGERDCSVQRRHQKLIEEAPSPAVDTALRARMGEVAVRAARAIGYIGAGTMEFLLDRDGRFYFMEMNTRLQVEHAVTEAITGLDLVEWQMRVASGEPLTLAQDDVQLNGHAIEVRLTAEDVAAGFLPQTGPVLRWRRPEGDAVRVDHGLAEGGVVSPYYDSMVAKLVAHGRTRQEARRKLLRAVEQCVLLGLPTNQGFLADCLADPVFAEGSQVHTGFVQERFGARLSERRQPPLRTVALAAFATLAQAMPHPQGHIRPIRLGGQTARVSLAHCGERWDAQLSDADDGWMLRLGDHAYTLRHAAWQDESLDTLHAECDGVTERIHVARQPDALHCCHAGRIWRFDCVSDRTPRNAAVGSGAVTAPLTGRIVEVAVATGDLVQAGQRLVVLEAMKMEHTLTAPMAGVVAEVTAQAGGQSTLGALLLRIEAAA from the coding sequence ATGACACTTCGCAAGCAGATCAGGCCCTTTCACACCGTGCTCGTCGCAAATCGGGGCGAAATCGCGATCCGCGTCATGCGCACCGCGCATCGCCTGGGCTACGGCACCGTGGCCGTGTATTCGGAGGCGGATCGAGATGCGCCTCATGTACAGGCGGCAGACCGGGCCGTGTGCATTGGCGGCGCAGCGCCCAGGGACTCATACCTGAACATCGCCGCCATCTTGGCTGTGGCCGAGCGCTCGGGCGCAGACGCCGTGCATCCCGGGTATGGATTTCTGGCCGAAAACGCGGAATTTGCCGACGCGGTCGACGCCGCCGGCCTGGTGTTCATCGGCCCGCCGGGCGCGGCCATTCGCGCCATGGGCAACAAGGCCCAGGCCAAGCGCCTGGTGCTGGCCGCCGGCATGCCCTGCATTCCGGGCTATCAGGGCGAAGACCAGGGTGATGCCGCATTCCTCGCTGCCGCCGCAGACATCGGATTTCCGGTCATGGTCAAGGCAGCTGCCGGTGGGGGCGGGCGGGGTATGCGGCTGGTCGACGATGCCGCTGCGCTGCCAGAGGCACTGGCATCCGCACGGTCGGAAGCGCGGGTCGCTTTCGGCAGCGATGAACTGATCCTGGAGCGCGCCGTGCTGGCGCCACGCCACGTCGAGATTCAGGTACTGGCGGACAGCCACGGCCACGTGATCCACCTGGGCGAGCGCGACTGCTCGGTGCAGCGCCGCCACCAGAAACTCATCGAGGAAGCACCCTCCCCCGCCGTCGACACCGCGCTGCGCGCGCGCATGGGCGAAGTGGCCGTTCGGGCCGCGCGTGCCATCGGCTACATCGGCGCAGGCACGATGGAGTTTCTGCTCGACCGTGACGGACGCTTCTACTTCATGGAGATGAACACGCGCCTGCAGGTCGAACACGCCGTGACCGAAGCAATCACCGGTCTGGACCTGGTCGAATGGCAGATGCGCGTCGCCTCTGGCGAGCCGCTGACGCTTGCGCAGGACGACGTTCAGCTGAACGGCCACGCCATCGAGGTGCGCCTGACGGCCGAGGACGTGGCCGCTGGCTTTCTACCCCAGACTGGACCCGTCCTGCGCTGGCGACGACCGGAAGGTGACGCCGTGCGCGTAGACCATGGCCTCGCCGAGGGCGGCGTGGTGTCGCCGTACTACGACTCGATGGTGGCGAAGCTGGTCGCACACGGTCGCACCCGCCAAGAAGCGCGGCGCAAGCTGCTGCGCGCGGTGGAGCAGTGCGTACTGCTGGGCCTACCCACCAACCAGGGCTTCCTGGCCGACTGCCTGGCCGACCCCGTGTTCGCCGAGGGCAGCCAGGTGCATACCGGCTTCGTTCAGGAGCGCTTTGGCGCCCGCTTGTCTGAGCGGCGGCAACCGCCGCTGCGCACCGTGGCGCTGGCCGCCTTCGCCACTTTGGCACAAGCGATGCCGCACCCACAAGGACACATTCGTCCCATTCGGCTGGGCGGGCAAACGGCCCGCGTTTCGCTGGCGCATTGCGGTGAGCGCTGGGATGCGCAACTGTCCGACGCCGACGACGGCTGGATGTTGAGGCTGGGAGACCATGCCTACACCCTTCGCCACGCGGCATGGCAAGACGAGTCGCTTGACACACTGCACGCCGAATGCGATGGCGTTACGGAGCGCATCCATGTGGCGCGCCAGCCCGACGCCCTGCACTGCTGTCATGCGGGGCGCATCTGGCGCTTCGACTGCGTGAGCGACCGCACGCCACGGAACGCAGCAGTCGGCAGCGGTGCGGTCACGGCGCCCCTCACAGGCCGCATTGTCGAAGTGGCCGTGGCCACGGGCGACCTGGTGCAGGCGGGTCAACGGCTTGTCGTACTAGAAGCGATGAAGATGGAACACACGTTGACCGCACCGATGGCCGGCGTGGTGGCCGAAGTGACCGCGCAAGCAGGCGGACAGTCGACGCTGGGCGCATTGCTGCTGCGCATCGAGGCGGCGGCATGA
- a CDS encoding CoA transferase has protein sequence MALLHGVKVLDLTRVIAGPLCTQVLADMGATVYKIEKPGEGDDTRRMGPFLPDAASGGDSNDSALYLAYNRGKRSITLDIATPEGATLARQLAAQCDVVVENYKAGSLARYGLDEPSIRALRPDIVYCSVTGFGPDGPYAARPAYDFILQGLAGVMSTCGQPDGTPGAGAMRTAIPITDVVTGLYATIGILGALHHRRETGQGQHVDAAMLDASVALNGHLALGYLMTGKVPARIGNTNPIASPSEVFDCADGQLIVAAGNNGQFTALCGVLGRPEYVSDLRFSTNVQRVQHRAALRDLLAPLLRQRARAELLAAFEQAGVPCGPINDMAQVFEDPQTRHRELAFTLPHGRGTDVPSLRNPIRYSQTPLHYRAAPMLGQDSDEVLAQALGLDADALGDLRKRGII, from the coding sequence ATGGCGCTACTCCATGGCGTGAAGGTGCTCGACCTGACGCGCGTCATCGCTGGGCCGCTGTGCACGCAGGTGCTGGCGGACATGGGCGCGACGGTTTACAAGATCGAGAAGCCGGGCGAAGGCGACGACACCCGTCGCATGGGCCCCTTTCTGCCCGACGCGGCCAGCGGTGGCGACAGCAATGATTCCGCCCTGTACCTGGCCTACAACCGGGGCAAGCGTTCCATCACACTGGATATCGCCACGCCCGAAGGGGCAACGTTGGCACGGCAACTGGCGGCGCAATGCGACGTGGTGGTCGAAAACTACAAGGCCGGGTCTCTGGCACGCTATGGCCTGGACGAGCCGAGCATCCGCGCCCTGCGGCCCGACATCGTGTATTGCTCGGTCACCGGCTTCGGCCCTGACGGCCCCTACGCCGCGCGGCCCGCCTATGACTTCATCCTGCAAGGCCTGGCGGGCGTCATGAGCACCTGCGGCCAGCCCGACGGCACGCCGGGCGCGGGTGCCATGCGCACGGCCATCCCCATCACCGATGTGGTCACGGGGCTGTACGCCACCATCGGCATTCTGGGCGCGCTGCACCATCGACGCGAGACGGGCCAGGGCCAGCACGTGGATGCGGCCATGCTGGACGCCTCGGTGGCGCTGAACGGCCACCTGGCGCTCGGTTACCTGATGACCGGCAAGGTGCCGGCCCGCATTGGCAACACCAACCCGATCGCCTCGCCGTCCGAGGTGTTCGACTGCGCCGACGGCCAGTTGATCGTCGCCGCCGGCAACAACGGCCAGTTCACCGCGCTGTGCGGGGTGCTCGGGCGCCCCGAATACGTCAGCGACCTGCGTTTTTCCACCAATGTCCAACGGGTGCAGCACCGCGCGGCGCTGCGCGATCTGCTGGCGCCGCTGCTGCGCCAACGCGCGCGCGCCGAGCTGCTGGCCGCCTTCGAACAAGCCGGCGTACCCTGCGGGCCGATCAACGACATGGCGCAGGTGTTCGAAGACCCGCAGACGCGCCATCGCGAACTCGCCTTTACCCTGCCCCATGGGCGCGGCACCGACGTACCGAGCCTGCGCAATCCAATCCGTTATTCACAGACCCCCCTGCACTACCGCGCCGCGCCGATGCTGGGGCAAGACAGCGACGAGGTTCTAGCGCAAGCGCTGGGCTTGGACGCCGACGCGCTCGGCGACCTCAGAAAGCGCGGCATTATCTAA
- a CDS encoding enoyl-CoA hydratase/isomerase family protein, with amino-acid sequence MADLAHILLRRQHDVLFATLNRPDTRNALAPEMVVELADIVHVAESDDKVRALVLRGAGGFFCAGGNVVNFQVRLSAQDSNDDPIAARNRDFGRFMQRLAALPIPLIAVVEGGAMGGGMGLACAADLVLATQDARFALSETSLGIIPAQIAPFVVARVGQRAALRLGLFGERLSGEDAQALGLVDELAADTAHLDALLAQWLTRLCACAPGANRALKPLLRRCGHESDDTLLDDAAQQFAACMRHEGAEGIAAFREKRPAAWRQAFGTADVHA; translated from the coding sequence ATGGCCGACCTTGCCCACATCCTTCTGCGCCGCCAGCACGACGTGCTGTTCGCGACCCTCAACCGGCCCGACACGCGCAATGCCCTGGCCCCCGAAATGGTGGTTGAACTGGCCGACATCGTGCATGTGGCCGAATCCGATGACAAAGTCCGCGCGCTGGTGCTGCGAGGTGCCGGCGGCTTTTTTTGCGCAGGCGGCAACGTTGTCAACTTCCAGGTGCGGCTCTCGGCGCAAGACTCGAACGACGACCCCATCGCCGCACGCAATCGCGATTTCGGGCGCTTCATGCAGCGCCTGGCCGCGCTTCCCATTCCCTTGATCGCCGTCGTCGAAGGCGGCGCCATGGGCGGCGGCATGGGCCTGGCGTGTGCAGCCGATCTGGTGCTGGCGACGCAGGATGCGCGCTTCGCGCTGAGCGAGACCTCGCTCGGCATCATTCCCGCGCAGATCGCGCCTTTCGTGGTGGCGCGGGTGGGGCAGCGTGCGGCGCTCCGGCTGGGCCTCTTCGGTGAACGCCTGAGCGGCGAAGACGCGCAGGCCCTGGGCCTGGTGGACGAACTGGCGGCAGATACAGCGCATCTGGACGCACTGCTCGCGCAATGGCTGACGCGACTGTGTGCCTGCGCGCCCGGTGCCAACCGCGCACTGAAGCCACTGCTGCGGCGCTGCGGACACGAAAGCGACGACACCTTGCTGGACGATGCGGCGCAGCAGTTCGCCGCCTGCATGCGCCACGAGGGTGCCGAGGGCATTGCCGCTTTTCGAGAGAAGCGCCCGGCCGCATGGCGACAGGCTTTTGGCACCGCCGATGTGCACGCCTGA
- a CDS encoding acyclic terpene utilization AtuA family protein, translated as MTPKTVRIGGASGFWGDSAIATPQLLRVPGMQYLVYDYLAETTMAILARARAKDVSLGYATDFVHAAMAPYLHAICERGVRVVANAGGLNPMACRDSLAAVAATQGLAPRIAVVTGDDVLPQFEQLRASGLRDLYSGEAPPATLCSANAYVGARGIAQALAMGADIVVTGRCVDSAVVLGVLAHEFGWRWDDWDRMAAGTLAGHVIECGAQATGGLFTDWQQVPGWADIGYPVIDCAPDGSFVLSKPEGTGGLIHPGAVAEQILYEVGDPAHYLMPDVTCDFRQVRVEALDPGRVRVQGARGRPPTHTYKANGTWRDGYQIQQLMAIRGIDAPAKARKTAEALLARTRAQMRQHGLDDYTENCVELLGCEALYGPHARALPTREVVLRIGARHADAKALTFLQRECASAGTSMGPGTRSSFTGRADVQPVVKVFSFLVPKTQVPLQVVLCDKVESVAEPASAPPQMATPVPAATADAPDVTDGVEVPLVALAWARSGDKGDDENIGVIARRPECLPVLRAQLTPQRVKDWFAHLLLGEVERFDVPGLHALNFVLQRALGGGGVASLRSDPLGKSFAQMLLDLPVRVPRQWVDDGVLAPHSVDFPH; from the coding sequence ATGACGCCGAAGACAGTGCGCATCGGCGGTGCGTCAGGCTTTTGGGGCGACTCGGCCATCGCAACGCCGCAATTGCTGCGCGTGCCGGGAATGCAGTACCTGGTGTATGACTACCTGGCAGAAACCACCATGGCCATCCTGGCCCGTGCCCGCGCCAAGGACGTATCGCTCGGTTACGCCACCGACTTCGTCCACGCCGCCATGGCGCCGTATCTGCACGCAATATGCGAACGCGGCGTGCGCGTGGTCGCCAATGCGGGCGGGCTGAATCCCATGGCGTGCCGCGATTCGCTGGCGGCGGTGGCGGCCACACAGGGCCTGGCGCCGCGCATCGCGGTGGTGACGGGCGATGACGTCCTGCCGCAGTTCGAGCAACTGCGCGCTTCGGGCTTGCGCGACTTGTACTCGGGCGAAGCGCCGCCCGCCACCTTGTGTTCGGCCAACGCGTATGTCGGCGCGCGCGGGATCGCCCAAGCGCTGGCGATGGGTGCTGACATCGTCGTCACGGGCCGCTGCGTGGACAGCGCCGTGGTCCTGGGTGTTCTCGCCCATGAATTTGGCTGGCGCTGGGACGACTGGGATCGCATGGCCGCCGGCACGCTGGCGGGCCACGTTATCGAATGCGGCGCCCAGGCCACGGGCGGGCTGTTCACCGACTGGCAGCAGGTGCCGGGCTGGGCCGACATCGGATACCCGGTCATCGACTGCGCGCCGGACGGCAGCTTCGTGCTATCCAAGCCCGAAGGCACCGGCGGGCTGATCCATCCCGGCGCGGTGGCCGAGCAAATCCTGTATGAAGTCGGTGACCCGGCCCACTACCTGATGCCCGACGTGACCTGCGACTTTCGCCAGGTGCGCGTGGAAGCCCTGGATCCGGGCCGCGTACGAGTACAAGGCGCTCGCGGCCGACCGCCCACCCACACCTACAAGGCCAATGGCACATGGCGCGACGGCTACCAAATCCAGCAGCTGATGGCCATTCGCGGCATCGACGCGCCGGCGAAGGCGCGCAAGACCGCGGAGGCGTTGCTCGCGCGCACCCGCGCGCAGATGCGCCAGCATGGTTTAGACGATTACACCGAAAACTGTGTCGAACTGCTGGGCTGCGAAGCGCTGTACGGCCCCCACGCGCGCGCGTTGCCGACCCGCGAAGTGGTGTTGCGGATCGGTGCGCGGCACGCAGACGCGAAGGCGCTCACTTTTCTGCAGCGCGAATGTGCGTCCGCGGGTACGTCGATGGGGCCAGGCACGCGTTCGTCCTTCACGGGGCGCGCGGACGTGCAGCCCGTCGTCAAGGTGTTCTCTTTTTTGGTGCCCAAGACGCAAGTGCCGTTGCAGGTGGTGCTGTGCGACAAGGTGGAGTCCGTGGCGGAGCCCGCATCGGCGCCCCCTCAGATGGCCACGCCCGTGCCCGCCGCTACGGCAGACGCCCCGGACGTCACTGACGGCGTCGAAGTGCCGCTGGTGGCCCTCGCCTGGGCCCGCAGTGGCGACAAGGGCGACGACGAAAACATTGGCGTCATCGCACGCCGGCCCGAATGCCTGCCCGTGCTGCGCGCACAACTCACGCCTCAGCGCGTTAAGGACTGGTTTGCCCATCTTTTGCTAGGTGAAGTCGAGCGCTTCGACGTGCCCGGCTTGCACGCGCTCAACTTCGTGCTGCAACGGGCACTGGGCGGCGGCGGCGTCGCCAGCCTCCGCTCCGACCCCTTGGGCAAATCCTTCGCGCAGATGCTGCTCGACCTTCCGGTGCGCGTGCCCCGCCAATGGGTCGACGATGGCGTGCTGGCACCGCATTCCGTTGATTTTCCCCACTGA
- a CDS encoding acyl-CoA dehydrogenase family protein produces MLYTAEHHELMASMRRFVAAEIDPFVDEWEANEVFPAHELFKKMGRLGFLGITKPEAYGGMGLDFSYALAAAEAIGHARAQGVGMGVGVQSNMATPALAAFGSDELKREFLAPAIAGDVVVSIGVSEQGAGSDVSSLKTRARRDGDDYVINGSKMWITNGTQADWICLLANTSEGPPHKNKSLIVVPLKQNGRRAKGVEIQKIKKFGMWSSDTAQIFFDEVRVPVRHRIGEEGMGFVYQMKQFQEERLDGAARRLASIDLINETADYLRQRMAFGRPLLDNQFIQYKLAELKTELEALRSLTYRATLAYIDGEDVTELASMAKLKAGRLGREIADWCMQFQGGMGYTWDNRVSRAYRDYRLGSIGGGADEVMMMVIARKMGLMEM; encoded by the coding sequence GTGCTTTACACCGCTGAACACCATGAACTGATGGCCAGCATGCGCCGTTTCGTCGCGGCTGAAATCGACCCGTTTGTCGACGAATGGGAAGCCAACGAAGTTTTCCCGGCCCATGAGTTGTTCAAAAAAATGGGTCGGCTGGGTTTTCTCGGCATCACCAAGCCCGAAGCCTATGGCGGCATGGGGCTCGATTTCTCCTACGCGCTGGCCGCTGCCGAGGCCATTGGTCACGCGCGTGCCCAAGGCGTGGGCATGGGCGTCGGCGTGCAGTCGAACATGGCCACCCCTGCGCTGGCGGCGTTCGGGTCCGACGAACTGAAGCGGGAGTTTCTGGCGCCGGCCATTGCCGGTGATGTCGTGGTAAGCATCGGCGTGTCGGAACAGGGCGCTGGCTCCGACGTGTCGTCCCTGAAGACCCGCGCGCGGCGGGACGGCGACGACTATGTCATCAACGGCTCCAAGATGTGGATCACCAACGGCACGCAGGCCGATTGGATCTGTTTGCTGGCCAATACTTCGGAGGGTCCGCCGCACAAGAACAAGTCGCTCATCGTCGTGCCGCTGAAGCAAAACGGAAGGCGCGCGAAAGGGGTCGAGATCCAGAAGATCAAGAAGTTCGGCATGTGGTCATCCGACACCGCGCAGATCTTCTTCGACGAGGTGCGCGTGCCCGTGCGGCACCGCATCGGCGAAGAAGGCATGGGCTTCGTCTACCAGATGAAGCAGTTTCAGGAAGAACGCCTGGACGGCGCGGCACGCCGCCTGGCCAGCATCGACCTTATCAACGAAACCGCCGACTACCTGCGCCAGCGCATGGCATTTGGCCGGCCGCTGCTGGACAACCAGTTCATCCAGTACAAGCTGGCCGAGCTGAAGACCGAGCTTGAAGCCCTGCGTTCGCTCACCTACCGCGCCACGCTGGCCTACATCGATGGCGAGGACGTGACCGAACTCGCGTCCATGGCCAAGCTCAAGGCCGGTCGGCTGGGGCGCGAGATCGCGGACTGGTGCATGCAGTTCCAGGGCGGCATGGGCTACACGTGGGACAACCGCGTGTCGCGCGCCTATCGCGACTACCGACTGGGCTCCATCGGGGGCGGCGCCGACGAGGTGATGATGATGGTGATTGCCCGAAAGATGGGCCTGATGGAGATGTGA